The Lysobacter sp. HDW10 genome window below encodes:
- a CDS encoding oxidative damage protection protein — protein MSRTVFCEYSKTETDGLDFVPWPGDMGKRVFAHIGKAAWSAWLTHQTMLINENRLSPMDPKHRAFLEVEMEKFLFGGGAEKPEGFTPES, from the coding sequence ATGAGCCGCACTGTGTTTTGCGAATACTCGAAAACTGAAACCGATGGTTTGGATTTTGTCCCTTGGCCGGGTGACATGGGCAAACGTGTGTTTGCCCATATTGGGAAGGCCGCGTGGTCTGCTTGGCTGACGCACCAAACGATGCTGATCAACGAAAACCGTCTATCGCCGATGGACCCGAAGCACCGCGCCTTTCTCGAAGTCGAGATGGAGAAGTTTCTGTTTGGTGGCGGAGCGGAGAAGCCCGAAGGCTTCACGCCCGAATCCTAA
- the mutY gene encoding A/G-specific adenine glycosylase, protein MSTTSELQASAFAQTLMTWYQTHGRHDLPWTQSRSPYHVWLSEIMLQQTQVSTVLGYFPRFITALPTLKDLAEASEDQVLGLWTGLGYYSRARNLHAAAKQCVELHNSEIPNDYDALVALPGIGRSTAGAILAQAFERPFPILDGNVKRVLSRLIAESEWPGLPAVEKRLWSLSTSLLPNNGFADYTQALMDLGATVCTRSKPLCSQCPVLTLCESARSDLTASIPAARPKRVSPIRSCVVVWMQNEHGAHYLEKRPAKGIWGALWSLPQFDGPSDAQAWLASRTHNAIHPLPAFRHVFTHFKLDITPLHVTHVQSSAAEPTSTQGAWVATDTLSTLGMPAPIRKLLES, encoded by the coding sequence ATGTCGACGACAAGTGAGTTGCAAGCGTCTGCTTTTGCGCAGACCTTAATGACTTGGTATCAAACGCACGGTCGCCACGATTTGCCGTGGACACAATCGAGATCGCCGTACCACGTTTGGCTGTCAGAAATCATGCTGCAGCAAACACAAGTGTCCACTGTGCTGGGCTACTTTCCACGTTTCATCACTGCACTTCCGACTTTGAAAGATCTCGCTGAAGCATCTGAAGATCAGGTGCTAGGGCTGTGGACGGGCCTCGGTTATTACAGTCGCGCACGTAACTTGCATGCAGCGGCAAAACAATGCGTTGAATTGCACAACAGTGAAATCCCGAATGACTATGACGCGCTAGTCGCATTGCCCGGCATTGGGCGCAGCACGGCAGGCGCCATTCTTGCGCAAGCCTTTGAGCGCCCATTTCCAATCTTGGATGGCAATGTCAAACGCGTGTTGTCGCGACTGATTGCGGAAAGCGAATGGCCCGGTCTTCCTGCTGTTGAGAAGCGCTTGTGGTCATTGTCCACTTCGTTGCTGCCGAATAACGGGTTTGCTGATTACACACAAGCACTCATGGATCTGGGTGCCACGGTGTGTACGCGATCAAAGCCTCTGTGCTCGCAGTGTCCAGTGCTAACGCTGTGCGAATCTGCCAGATCCGATTTGACGGCAAGTATTCCTGCTGCGCGCCCTAAACGGGTATCGCCCATTCGAAGTTGCGTTGTCGTTTGGATGCAAAACGAACACGGTGCACATTACTTGGAAAAGCGCCCGGCCAAAGGCATTTGGGGCGCATTGTGGAGCTTGCCGCAATTTGACGGGCCCAGCGATGCACAGGCTTGGCTCGCATCGCGCACGCACAATGCCATTCATCCGCTTCCTGCATTCAGGCACGTGTTCACGCATTTCAAATTGGATATCACGCCCTTGCACGTCACGCATGTGCAATCCTCCGCCGCAGAACCTACAAGCACACAAGGTGCATGGGTCGCGACCGATACACTCTCTACATTGGGCATGCCTGCGCCCATTCGAAAACTCTTGGAGTCTTGA
- a CDS encoding LEA type 2 family protein: protein MTLVRTLLVMCFIVLLSACASTGGARVSEPDASLQQVQVDARGQWHVTVRLQNYSSIGMRFDRIALVARFSDAAQVNLTAAPAITVPAESADVIQLQLTPDAQTKLFIADALVNGRSVSYTLGGTLTAAPGETSARTYTLDSKHNQLSPVPGLPGTLR, encoded by the coding sequence ATGACCTTGGTCCGTACGCTACTTGTGATGTGCTTCATCGTTCTATTGTCGGCCTGCGCCTCCACCGGCGGTGCGCGCGTTTCAGAACCTGACGCGAGCCTTCAGCAAGTTCAAGTGGATGCACGCGGCCAATGGCACGTGACCGTGCGATTGCAGAACTACAGCAGTATTGGCATGCGCTTTGATCGCATTGCCCTGGTTGCGCGCTTCAGCGATGCCGCACAGGTGAACTTGACCGCAGCACCTGCGATCACGGTGCCGGCTGAAAGCGCAGACGTCATCCAGTTGCAACTCACACCGGATGCGCAAACGAAACTTTTCATTGCAGATGCATTGGTGAACGGACGCAGCGTGTCGTACACATTGGGCGGCACGTTGACGGCAGCACCAGGCGAAACCAGTGCACGCACTTACACACTCGATTCAAAACACAACCAACTGAGCCCCGTGCCCGGCTTGCCCGGCACTTTGCGCTGA
- a CDS encoding acyl-CoA dehydrogenase C-terminal domain-containing protein, with the protein MSNSYRAPLEDMQFALFDVLGIDTTFEAIGRSEVNRELVEAILEEAGRFTETVLAPLNAIGDAQGCVRDPVTAAVKTPDGFKAAYDAYVENGWAGLSAPEAFGGQGMPHVIGAAVKEMIDASNLAWSNFPLLSHGAMDALQFHGNDWMKETFLKPLVSGLWTGTMCLTEPHAGTDLGLLKTRAVPNEDGTYTITGTKIFITAGEHDLTENIIHLVLAKLPDAPEGSRGISLFIVPKFLLDEAGHTTTEANHAVCGSIEHKMGIHGSSTCVMNFDASRGYLVGQANKGLMAMFTMMNSARLGVGIQGLSQAERAYQNALHYARERLQMRALSGAKFPNKPADPIIVHPDVRRMLLTQKALIEGGRVLALYANTQVDLAHSAPDEASRKTADAVAGFLTPIVKACLTEWGVECAYHAQQCFGGHGYIAEHGMEQIARDVRITTLYEGTTGIQALDLVGRKLLQLQGAGMKPFAQMIGEFCQAHANDAQMAPFVSTLSAMLQEWVATSQAIGAKASQNPDEVGATAYDYLFYSGYVCLAYFWARSVKAALNADATGKRAKAKLETARFYYDRILPRTRMHLAALNSGADNLMALDADLFD; encoded by the coding sequence ATGAGCAACAGTTACCGCGCCCCGCTTGAGGACATGCAATTCGCCCTCTTTGATGTTTTGGGCATCGACACTACCTTTGAAGCCATCGGTAGATCGGAGGTCAATCGCGAATTGGTTGAAGCCATTCTTGAAGAAGCGGGTCGGTTCACAGAGACCGTGCTCGCGCCGTTGAATGCCATAGGCGATGCGCAGGGCTGCGTGCGTGATCCTGTCACGGCTGCGGTCAAGACACCCGACGGCTTCAAGGCCGCGTACGACGCTTATGTGGAAAACGGTTGGGCGGGCCTGAGTGCGCCGGAAGCGTTCGGTGGCCAAGGCATGCCGCACGTCATCGGTGCTGCGGTGAAAGAAATGATCGATGCATCCAACTTGGCTTGGAGCAACTTCCCGCTGTTGTCACACGGCGCCATGGATGCCCTGCAATTTCACGGCAACGATTGGATGAAGGAAACCTTCCTGAAGCCACTGGTAAGCGGCTTGTGGACCGGCACCATGTGCTTGACGGAACCGCATGCCGGCACCGACTTGGGCCTGCTGAAAACACGCGCAGTGCCCAACGAAGATGGCACTTACACCATCACCGGCACGAAGATCTTCATTACCGCAGGTGAGCATGACCTCACGGAAAACATCATTCATTTGGTGCTCGCCAAATTGCCGGACGCACCGGAAGGCAGCCGCGGCATCTCGCTCTTTATCGTGCCGAAGTTTTTGCTCGACGAAGCGGGACACACCACGACGGAAGCGAACCACGCGGTCTGCGGCTCGATCGAACACAAGATGGGGATTCATGGCTCGTCGACATGCGTGATGAATTTCGACGCATCCAGAGGCTATTTGGTTGGACAAGCTAACAAAGGTCTCATGGCGATGTTTACCATGATGAACTCCGCACGTTTGGGCGTGGGTATTCAGGGCCTCAGCCAGGCGGAACGCGCGTATCAGAATGCATTGCACTACGCACGCGAACGCTTGCAAATGCGCGCGTTGTCCGGTGCAAAGTTCCCGAACAAACCCGCCGATCCGATCATCGTCCACCCCGACGTGCGTCGGATGTTGCTCACCCAGAAGGCCTTGATCGAAGGTGGTCGCGTGCTCGCTTTGTATGCCAACACGCAAGTCGATCTCGCGCACAGTGCACCGGACGAAGCATCGCGCAAGACCGCGGACGCCGTCGCCGGCTTTTTGACACCCATCGTCAAAGCCTGTCTCACGGAGTGGGGCGTGGAATGCGCGTATCACGCGCAACAGTGTTTTGGCGGTCACGGCTACATTGCCGAACATGGCATGGAACAAATTGCGCGCGATGTGCGCATTACAACGCTCTATGAAGGGACGACGGGCATCCAAGCGCTCGACCTCGTCGGTCGCAAGTTGTTGCAACTTCAAGGCGCAGGCATGAAGCCATTCGCGCAAATGATTGGCGAGTTCTGTCAGGCGCATGCCAATGACGCGCAGATGGCGCCATTCGTGTCGACCTTGTCAGCCATGCTGCAGGAGTGGGTGGCCACGAGCCAAGCCATTGGTGCAAAGGCAAGCCAAAATCCGGACGAAGTGGGCGCAACGGCTTACGACTATTTGTTCTACTCGGGCTATGTGTGTTTGGCCTACTTCTGGGCACGCTCGGTGAAGGCTGCATTGAATGCCGATGCGACTGGCAAGCGTGCAAAAGCCAAGCTCGAAACGGCGCGTTTCTACTACGACCGAATCTTGCCGCGCACGCGCATGCACTTGGCCGCACTGAATAGTGGCGCGGACAATTTGATGGCTTTGGACGCCGATCTATTCGACTGA
- a CDS encoding YdiU family protein translates to MLQSILSFDNRLVEKLPQDPDTERSVRQVSAAWSAVAPEPVSAPELIATSPDMMRVLGIPPEVATRPEFADVFSGNTVLPGMQPHATNYGGHQFGHWAGQLGDGRAITLAEVIASSGQHWELQLKGAGRTPYSRHADGRAVLRSSAREFLCSEAMHFLGVPTTRALSLIATGDAVVRDMFYDGHPKAEPGAIVCRASPSFIRFGHFQLPNARGDTALLHEWVTFCIARDFPHISSSGEAAYAQWFEEICVRTARMVAEWMRVGFVHGVMNTDNMSVLGLTIDYGPYGFVDAFDPDFTPNTTDAQGRRYRFGWQPRIAYWNLQQLALALSPLFKDASPLQAGLEAYALTYGQLDRQNAARKLGLSNCTDEDMQLLRDLQAWMHAGEVDMTLCFNALNVETIEDLRAESFDDACYDSEKQSAQAETLTQWLDRYKARARADVWSWSERMQTMRLANPAFILRNWIVQRAIEQAETGDYQGIHDLLDVLQRPYDTHLGYTGRAGRRPDWARNAPGCSMLSCSS, encoded by the coding sequence ATGCTTCAATCCATTCTTTCTTTCGACAACCGTCTGGTTGAAAAGTTGCCGCAAGATCCCGACACGGAACGCAGTGTGCGGCAAGTGTCGGCTGCATGGTCGGCAGTAGCGCCTGAACCCGTCAGCGCGCCTGAACTGATCGCCACATCGCCCGACATGATGCGCGTGCTGGGCATTCCGCCAGAGGTCGCGACGCGCCCTGAGTTCGCTGACGTGTTCTCCGGAAACACTGTCCTGCCTGGCATGCAGCCCCATGCGACGAACTACGGGGGTCATCAATTTGGCCATTGGGCGGGACAGTTGGGAGATGGACGGGCGATCACGCTTGCGGAAGTGATTGCATCTTCCGGACAACATTGGGAACTGCAATTGAAGGGCGCGGGCCGCACGCCCTATTCGCGTCATGCCGACGGACGCGCGGTGTTGCGGTCTTCTGCGCGTGAGTTTTTGTGCAGCGAAGCGATGCATTTCTTGGGCGTTCCTACAACGCGCGCGCTGTCGCTGATCGCAACAGGGGATGCGGTCGTGCGCGACATGTTCTACGACGGTCATCCAAAAGCAGAACCTGGGGCCATCGTCTGTCGCGCGTCGCCCTCATTTATACGATTTGGCCACTTTCAACTCCCGAACGCACGTGGCGACACGGCCTTGCTTCACGAATGGGTGACGTTTTGCATCGCGCGCGATTTCCCGCACATTTCGAGCTCGGGTGAAGCGGCCTACGCGCAGTGGTTCGAAGAGATCTGTGTGCGCACTGCACGCATGGTCGCGGAATGGATGCGTGTGGGTTTCGTGCATGGCGTGATGAATACCGACAACATGAGCGTGCTCGGTCTCACGATCGACTACGGTCCCTACGGGTTTGTGGACGCGTTCGATCCGGATTTCACGCCGAACACCACCGATGCGCAGGGCCGACGCTATCGATTTGGTTGGCAGCCCAGAATTGCCTATTGGAATCTGCAGCAACTGGCGCTTGCGCTATCGCCCTTGTTCAAAGACGCGTCGCCATTGCAGGCCGGACTTGAAGCGTATGCGCTGACATACGGCCAGTTGGATCGGCAGAATGCCGCCCGCAAATTGGGTCTGTCGAACTGCACGGATGAAGACATGCAGCTGTTGCGCGATTTGCAAGCTTGGATGCATGCGGGCGAAGTCGATATGACGCTGTGCTTCAACGCGTTGAACGTCGAAACGATCGAAGACTTGCGTGCGGAAAGTTTCGATGACGCTTGCTACGACAGTGAAAAACAAAGTGCGCAGGCAGAGACATTGACGCAGTGGCTCGACCGCTACAAAGCGCGCGCGCGTGCCGATGTTTGGTCATGGTCGGAGCGCATGCAGACGATGCGGTTGGCCAATCCGGCGTTCATCCTGCGCAATTGGATTGTGCAGCGAGCCATCGAGCAAGCGGAGACCGGCGACTATCAGGGTATTCATGACCTTCTGGACGTCTTGCAAAGGCCCTATGACACCCACCTCGGCTATACCGGGCGCGCGGGTAGGCGGCCCGACTGGGCCAGAAATGCGCCGGGCTGCTCAATGCTGTCCTGCTCCTCTTAA
- a CDS encoding HNH endonuclease gives MSLEETQVRILRPSVRLLALDAHGQALDWISWQDAACLYARDAVAWTLGDPCITLHGGISRLTGERSNLDVHPIIAARSHARGRHACPTPSLTNTALFARDQQLCMYCGSSYSRNQLTRDHVQPVSKGGRDIWENVVAACVSCNSRKGNRTPQQAAMPLLAIPYRPSWVEHLILSNRHILADQMSFLKAQMPKRASRLV, from the coding sequence ATTTCCCTCGAAGAAACCCAAGTTCGAATCTTGCGCCCAAGCGTGCGTTTGCTGGCGCTGGATGCACATGGCCAAGCGCTGGATTGGATCAGTTGGCAAGACGCGGCCTGTCTCTATGCGCGTGATGCTGTGGCATGGACATTGGGTGACCCGTGCATCACGTTGCACGGTGGCATTTCGCGGCTCACCGGTGAGCGCAGCAATCTGGATGTTCATCCCATCATTGCGGCGCGTAGCCATGCACGCGGTCGGCATGCCTGCCCGACCCCTTCTCTCACCAATACCGCGCTGTTCGCCCGCGATCAGCAGCTGTGCATGTACTGCGGTTCCAGCTATTCACGCAACCAGCTGACGCGCGACCACGTCCAACCCGTCTCTAAGGGCGGCCGCGACATCTGGGAGAACGTGGTGGCCGCCTGCGTGAGCTGCAATTCCAGAAAAGGCAATCGGACCCCGCAACAAGCCGCCATGCCGCTCTTGGCGATCCCCTACCGGCCGAGCTGGGTCGAGCATTTGATCTTGTCCAACCGCCATATTTTGGCCGACCAAATGTCCTTCCTTAAAGCGCAGATGCCGAAGCGGGCTTCACGCCTAGTTTGA
- a CDS encoding YfhL family 4Fe-4S dicluster ferredoxin: MSLKILETCINCDVCEPACPNKAITQGEEIYIIHPDLCTECVGHFDEPQCVVVCPVECIEPDPDHVETETMLLAKLAVIQEK, encoded by the coding sequence GTGTCCCTCAAGATTCTGGAAACCTGCATCAATTGCGATGTGTGTGAACCTGCGTGCCCCAACAAGGCCATTACGCAAGGGGAAGAGATCTACATCATTCACCCTGATCTCTGCACCGAATGCGTGGGCCATTTTGATGAGCCGCAGTGTGTGGTGGTGTGCCCGGTGGAATGTATCGAACCAGATCCAGACCATGTTGAAACCGAGACGATGCTGCTCGCCAAGCTGGCAGTGATTCAGGAGAAATGA
- a CDS encoding TMEM165/GDT1 family protein: MEALLVSTGVVALAEIGDKTQLLAFILAARFKKPLPIILGIFAATVVNHGLAGALGAWITASVSPDILRWVLGVSFVGMAIWTLIPDKIEEEETQIAKRFGVFGATLVTFFLAEMGDKTQIATIAMAAHYSTPIMVVVGTTLGMLIADVPAVFIGDKLASKIPMRLVHGIAAAIFALLGIATLLGAGAKLGF, translated from the coding sequence ATGGAAGCCTTGCTCGTTTCGACAGGTGTCGTGGCGCTCGCGGAAATCGGCGATAAGACCCAACTACTTGCCTTCATCCTCGCCGCACGTTTCAAGAAACCGTTGCCCATCATCCTTGGCATCTTCGCCGCGACGGTGGTCAATCACGGTTTGGCCGGCGCCCTAGGGGCTTGGATCACCGCTTCTGTCAGTCCCGACATTCTGCGTTGGGTCCTGGGTGTGTCCTTCGTAGGTATGGCGATCTGGACGCTAATCCCTGACAAGATCGAAGAAGAAGAAACCCAAATCGCGAAACGCTTTGGCGTGTTCGGCGCCACCTTGGTGACATTCTTCTTGGCCGAGATGGGTGACAAAACGCAAATTGCCACGATCGCGATGGCAGCACATTATTCAACGCCGATCATGGTGGTCGTAGGCACGACGTTGGGCATGCTGATTGCCGATGTGCCGGCGGTCTTTATCGGCGACAAGTTGGCGTCGAAGATACCCATGCGACTCGTGCATGGCATCGCCGCTGCGATCTTTGCACTGTTAGGTATTGCAACACTGCTTGGCGCAGGCGCCAAACTCGGGTTCTAA
- the ggt gene encoding gamma-glutamyltransferase: MKVLKFPRVLVSVTLLFAFAASAVAAPASPARAKPVAPKGTVIASAHALATEAGFEVVAKGGNAFDAAVAVSAALSVVEPVSSGLGGGGFFLLHDAKTGKDIFIDARETSPASATPEKFLDAKGNLDTSKSQDGPWSAGIPGLPAALVYVSQKYGRLPLKTSLAPAIRIARNGFPMYPRLAHALEERKDVIAQFPGSRAIFMPKGVPLKDGELLVQTDLANTLQLTADKGFDGFYKGRVAQQILDAIKAEGGHWTASELSSYEVKQRAPIHFNYRGWSLVTAPPPSSGGIALAEILQLLEPWDIRKLTPAKRTHLVVEAMRRAYHDRTFYLGDPDFVDVPQKTLLSPDYADGLRTTIHPDKATPSLLFPNEPTPFEHEETTHFSIIDAHGNKVGVTQTVNLEYGSGMIAPGTGVLLNDEMDDFALKAGTPNAFGVIGYAANAPKPGKRMLSSMSPTFMSRPGQEVVIGTPGGSRIITMVLLGILGYDAGLTPQQVAAIPRYHHQWLPDEISIEPNALDANTIKQLQAMGHVVKPRGSTWGNMQTVDWNTRTGELRGGTDPRNPVGTADVRALKTH; the protein is encoded by the coding sequence ATGAAAGTGTTGAAGTTCCCCCGCGTGCTTGTCAGTGTCACTTTGTTATTTGCATTTGCAGCCAGCGCGGTCGCAGCGCCGGCCAGCCCTGCTCGGGCAAAGCCTGTTGCACCGAAGGGCACGGTCATTGCCTCGGCGCATGCGCTTGCCACCGAGGCCGGCTTTGAAGTCGTGGCGAAGGGCGGCAATGCCTTTGATGCGGCGGTCGCCGTCTCTGCGGCACTTTCAGTGGTGGAACCTGTCAGCTCTGGCTTGGGCGGTGGTGGCTTCTTTCTTTTGCACGATGCAAAGACGGGCAAAGATATTTTTATCGACGCGCGCGAAACGTCACCTGCTTCAGCCACACCTGAAAAGTTTCTCGATGCGAAAGGCAACTTAGACACGTCGAAGTCACAAGATGGTCCGTGGTCTGCTGGCATCCCGGGCTTGCCGGCGGCGTTGGTGTATGTCTCGCAAAAATATGGCCGCCTCCCGCTCAAGACGAGCTTGGCGCCTGCGATTCGCATTGCGCGTAACGGGTTCCCGATGTATCCGCGTTTGGCGCATGCGCTGGAAGAACGCAAAGACGTGATCGCTCAGTTCCCGGGCTCTCGCGCGATTTTCATGCCGAAAGGTGTGCCGTTGAAAGATGGCGAATTGTTGGTGCAAACAGACTTGGCAAACACCTTGCAGCTGACTGCCGACAAAGGCTTTGACGGTTTCTACAAGGGCAGGGTAGCGCAACAAATTCTGGATGCCATCAAGGCTGAAGGTGGCCACTGGACGGCGAGCGAATTGTCGAGCTACGAAGTCAAACAGCGCGCACCAATTCACTTCAACTATCGCGGCTGGTCTCTAGTCACCGCGCCGCCGCCGTCTTCAGGCGGTATTGCATTGGCTGAAATTTTGCAGTTGCTCGAACCTTGGGACATTCGCAAGCTCACACCTGCAAAGCGCACGCACTTGGTAGTCGAGGCCATGCGCCGCGCCTATCACGATCGTACGTTCTATCTCGGTGATCCGGACTTCGTAGACGTGCCGCAAAAAACCTTGCTGAGCCCGGACTATGCCGACGGTTTGCGCACCACGATTCATCCGGACAAAGCCACGCCGAGCCTGTTGTTCCCGAACGAGCCCACCCCGTTTGAACACGAAGAAACGACGCACTTCTCCATCATCGATGCACACGGCAACAAGGTAGGCGTGACGCAAACGGTCAATCTGGAATATGGTTCCGGCATGATCGCGCCCGGCACAGGCGTCCTTCTGAATGACGAGATGGATGACTTCGCTTTGAAAGCGGGCACACCGAACGCATTTGGCGTCATCGGCTATGCGGCCAATGCGCCGAAGCCGGGCAAACGCATGTTGAGCTCCATGTCACCGACCTTTATGTCGCGTCCCGGCCAAGAAGTTGTGATCGGCACACCGGGCGGCAGCCGCATCATCACCATGGTCTTGCTCGGCATACTCGGTTATGACGCTGGGCTGACGCCGCAACAAGTGGCCGCCATCCCGCGCTATCACCATCAATGGTTGCCTGACGAAATTTCCATTGAACCGAATGCCTTGGATGCGAACACCATCAAGCAACTGCAAGCCATGGGGCACGTCGTCAAGCCGCGGGGTTCTACGTGGGGCAATATGCAGACGGTCGATTGGAATACGCGCACAGGTGAACTGCGCGGCGGCACCGATCCGCGTAATCCGGTCGGCACAGCCGATGTGCGTGCCCTCAAAACCCATTGA
- a CDS encoding DUF6491 family protein: MKKSITPLVAVAVLAISLSACATTQRGSDASQLAAYEPYLLPPVKSIRYLQARNWEKITDRHVLMETRPNEQYLLKLDGPCMQFSNGSPSLIVDAHMTGMLSVGSDRIGTMDSPMRCLIREIRPLDLAAMKAAKGA, encoded by the coding sequence ATGAAAAAAAGCATCACACCCTTGGTAGCGGTCGCCGTTTTGGCTATTTCATTGAGTGCTTGTGCAACCACGCAACGCGGCAGTGATGCGAGTCAACTCGCTGCGTACGAGCCCTATTTGCTGCCGCCGGTAAAGTCCATCCGTTATCTGCAAGCTCGGAACTGGGAAAAGATCACCGACCGGCATGTTTTGATGGAAACACGGCCCAACGAACAATATTTGTTGAAACTGGATGGACCGTGTATGCAGTTCTCGAATGGTTCGCCGAGTTTGATTGTTGATGCGCACATGACCGGTATGTTGTCGGTTGGCTCTGATCGCATTGGCACCATGGATTCGCCAATGAGATGTTTGATTCGCGAGATTCGACCGCTGGACCTTGCAGCCATGAAAGCTGCGAAAGGCGCCTAG
- a CDS encoding OmpA family protein encodes MMAGCASYTGQTNDPNDPNRTGRGALIGASIGAVAGLLSGRDATERRQRAMVGAGIGGLAGAGIGAYQDRQEAELRRQTAGTGVDVQRDGDVIKLNLPDGVTFDFNKTDVKPQFYPALNSIASTIKEYNQTIVEINGHTDNVGSLAANQKVSEARAHSVGNYLGGQGVQSVRMEMHGYNYQYPVADNSTDSGRALNRRVEIRLIPVNNGA; translated from the coding sequence ATGATGGCGGGCTGCGCCAGTTACACAGGTCAAACCAACGATCCGAATGATCCAAACCGCACAGGACGTGGCGCACTCATTGGCGCAAGCATCGGTGCAGTCGCTGGACTATTGTCCGGTCGGGACGCCACTGAACGACGTCAACGCGCGATGGTGGGTGCGGGTATCGGTGGCCTTGCAGGTGCAGGCATCGGTGCCTATCAAGATCGCCAAGAAGCAGAGCTGCGCCGTCAAACAGCTGGCACCGGCGTCGATGTTCAACGCGATGGTGATGTCATCAAGCTGAATTTGCCAGACGGCGTGACCTTCGATTTCAACAAGACCGATGTCAAACCGCAGTTCTATCCGGCTTTGAACAGCATCGCTAGCACGATCAAGGAATACAACCAGACGATCGTTGAGATCAATGGCCATACCGACAACGTCGGCTCACTCGCTGCGAACCAAAAGGTGTCAGAAGCGCGTGCTCACTCCGTCGGCAATTACTTGGGTGGTCAAGGCGTGCAATCCGTGCGAATGGAAATGCATGGCTATAACTACCAGTATCCGGTCGCGGACAACAGCACAGACTCCGGGCGTGCCTTGAACCGTCGTGTTGAAATTCGCTTGATTCCGGTCAACAACGGCGCTTAG
- the rsmD gene encoding 16S rRNA (guanine(966)-N(2))-methyltransferase RsmD gives MRIIAGKWRNTRLEVPSVVGLRPSADRMRETLFNWLQPMLAGAAALDVFAGTGALGLEALSRGATSSVFIERDAKLARSLKDTLKKLQGGEAATVLTGDALPCLQRLESASIDLAFVDPPFAAGLWTQVWPLLAPCMKPDAWLYVESPPNTPEATPPAPWRLHREMSTRDACGRLYKRQAAT, from the coding sequence GTGCGAATCATCGCGGGAAAATGGCGTAATACGCGCCTGGAAGTGCCTTCTGTCGTCGGGCTCCGGCCCAGTGCCGATCGCATGCGCGAGACCCTGTTCAATTGGTTACAGCCCATGCTGGCGGGTGCGGCGGCCTTGGATGTGTTTGCGGGTACCGGTGCGTTGGGTTTAGAGGCGTTATCCAGGGGAGCGACATCTTCCGTATTTATTGAGCGCGACGCGAAGCTGGCCCGTAGCCTGAAAGACACGCTCAAGAAATTACAGGGCGGTGAGGCGGCCACGGTGCTGACCGGAGACGCGTTGCCATGTTTGCAACGTCTTGAAAGCGCATCGATCGATTTGGCCTTTGTCGACCCGCCCTTTGCTGCCGGTCTGTGGACGCAAGTCTGGCCCTTGTTAGCGCCCTGCATGAAGCCCGATGCATGGCTCTACGTCGAATCACCGCCCAACACGCCAGAGGCGACGCCACCTGCGCCATGGCGACTCCATCGTGAAATGAGCACGCGTGATGCCTGCGGGCGCCTGTACAAGCGACAAGCTGCGACTTGA
- the coaD gene encoding pantetheine-phosphate adenylyltransferase produces the protein MSVTPNPRVAIYPGTFDPITNGHADLVQRAAPLFEKLIIAVAESPNKGPGLTLAQRVSLAQEALKHLPNVEVRGFDSLLAHFVESIGAGVLIRGLRAVSDFEYEFQLASMNRHLIPSVETLFMTPAEQYGFISSSLVREISRLGGDVSKFVPVCVGDALRALHSQRQAEDQASTRAS, from the coding sequence ATGTCGGTAACACCCAATCCGCGCGTTGCCATCTATCCGGGCACATTCGACCCCATCACCAACGGCCATGCAGATTTGGTGCAACGCGCTGCGCCATTGTTTGAGAAGTTGATCATTGCGGTGGCCGAAAGCCCGAATAAAGGGCCAGGCTTGACCTTGGCGCAGCGTGTATCACTGGCGCAAGAAGCCTTGAAGCATTTGCCCAATGTGGAAGTCCGCGGTTTCGATAGCCTGTTGGCGCATTTTGTCGAATCCATCGGCGCGGGTGTTTTGATTCGCGGTTTACGCGCCGTGTCTGATTTCGAATACGAGTTTCAGCTTGCGAGCATGAATCGGCACTTGATTCCCAGCGTCGAAACTTTATTTATGACGCCTGCGGAACAGTACGGCTTTATTTCATCGTCTTTGGTGCGCGAGATTTCGCGCTTGGGTGGCGATGTCAGTAAATTTGTACCTGTGTGTGTGGGCGACGCACTTCGCGCGTTGCATAGCCAACGTCAGGCCGAAGACCAGGCGTCCACACGGGCGAGTTGA